In Strigops habroptila isolate Jane chromosome 16, bStrHab1.2.pri, whole genome shotgun sequence, a genomic segment contains:
- the ANGPTL7 gene encoding angiopoietin-related protein 7, producing MPARSSAQLAWLCTVIVSVAIYPALLQKPPKRRTLNGNAQSKLTGCCDEIKELKLQVANLSRMLQELSKKQEGDWVNVVMQVMELEGSTKQMESRLIDAESKYSEMNNQIDIMQLQAAQTVTQTSAVDAVYDCSSLYQRNYRISGVYKLPPDEFLGSPELEVFCDMETDGGGWTIIQRRKVGLTSFNRDWKQYKEGFGNIRGDFWLGNENIYRLSRRPTVLRVELEDWEGNIRYAQYKQFTLSNEINSYRLFVGNYTGNTGRDSLRYHNNTAFSTKDKDNDKCVDDCAQFRKGGYWYNCCTDSNLNGVYYRKGEHTKNMDGITWYGWHGSTYSLKRVEMKIRPEDFKP from the exons ATGCCAGCAAGATCCAGTGCTCAGCTGGCCTGGCTCTGCACTGTCATTGTGTCTGTGGCAATCTACCCAGCGCTGCTGCAGAAGCCACCTAAAAGGAGAACGCTCAATGGGAATGCACAGTCCAAGTTGACAGGCTGCTGTGATGAGATTAAAGAGCTCAAGCTGCAAGTAGCCAACCTGAGCAGaatgctgcaggagctgagcaagAAGCAGGAAGGTGACTGGGTGAACGTGGTCATGCAGGTGATGGAGCTGGAAGGGAGCACCAAGCAGATGGAGTCCCGCCTCATTGATGCTGAGAGCAAGTACTCTGAAATGAACAACCAGATAGATATCATGCAGCTCCAGGCAGCTCAGACGGTCACACAAACTTCAGCTG TAGATGCTGTCTATGACTGCTCTTCACTCTACCAGAGGAACTACCGGATCTCTGGGGTTTACAAGCTACCTCCTGATGAATTTTTGGGGAGTCCAGAGCTGGAG GTGTTCTGTGACATGGAGACAGACGGAGGTGGCTGGACTATCATCCAAAGACGTAAAGTTGGTTTGACATCTTTCAATAGGGACTGGAAACAATACAAGGAAGGATTTGGCAATATTCGGGGAGATTTTTGGCtgggaaatgaaaacatctaCAGACTTTCAAGGCGCCCCACTGTTCTGCGAGTAGAGCTGGAG GACTGGGAAGGCAACATACGCTATGCACAATATAAGCAATTCACCCTGAGCAATGAAATCAACAGCTATCGCCTTTTTGTGGGGAACTACACTGGCAACACAGGGCGGGATTCCCTCAGGTACCACAACAACACAGCCTTCAGCACGAAGGACAAGGACAATGACAAGTGTGTGGATGACTGCGCCCAGTTCCGTAAAG GTGGATATTGGTACAACTGCTGCACAGACTCCAATCTGAACGGGGTTTACTACCGGAAAGGAGAACACACCAAGAACATGGATGGGATCACCTGGTACGGGTGGCACGGATCAACCTATTCCCTGAAGAGAGTTGAGATGAAAATCCGGCCAGAGGATTTCAAACCATAG